One window of the Oceanicaulis sp. genome contains the following:
- a CDS encoding acetate/propionate family kinase produces MSLLTLNAGSSSLKFAVYARDGRERRLTGHVDGVGQDQAELTLKRPGREDETRTLKRGGSHEGALEAALEIAGEAAGERVHGVGHRIVHGGARFSGPAEITAEVEAEIENLVPLAPLHQPHNLKAVRTARKAFPAAVQVACFDTAFHRTHGFTADAFALPARYYEQGVRRYGFHGLSYQYLARALSEAEGGTPSRAVLCHLGSGASLCAIQDGVSCDSSMGFSALDGLPMATRCGQIDPGVLLYLMSEEGLGAEALTDLLYRQSGLKGLSGTSGDMRAVESAGTDAAKAAFAYFIARCRREIAAMCASLQGLDALVFSAGIGEHSPSVRAAVCEGLGWLGVELDLDVNARAGGAPVKISAPDSAVSVWMIPTDEEQVIAEAAARFV; encoded by the coding sequence GTGAGCCTTCTCACCCTCAACGCCGGCTCGTCGTCTCTGAAATTCGCCGTCTACGCTCGCGACGGGCGCGAGCGGCGGCTGACCGGTCATGTCGACGGCGTCGGTCAGGATCAGGCCGAACTCACCCTGAAGCGCCCTGGCCGGGAGGACGAGACCCGCACCCTCAAACGCGGCGGATCGCATGAAGGCGCGCTCGAGGCCGCGCTCGAGATCGCCGGCGAGGCGGCGGGCGAGCGCGTGCATGGCGTCGGTCACAGGATCGTTCACGGCGGGGCGCGGTTTTCAGGTCCCGCCGAGATCACCGCCGAGGTCGAAGCGGAGATCGAAAATCTCGTCCCGCTCGCCCCGCTGCACCAGCCCCATAACCTCAAGGCCGTGCGCACCGCGCGGAAAGCCTTTCCCGCCGCGGTCCAGGTCGCCTGTTTCGACACCGCCTTTCATCGCACGCACGGTTTCACCGCCGACGCCTTCGCCCTGCCCGCGCGCTATTACGAGCAAGGCGTGAGGCGCTACGGCTTTCACGGGCTGAGCTATCAGTATCTCGCCCGCGCCCTGAGCGAGGCCGAGGGCGGCACGCCTTCACGCGCCGTGCTCTGTCATCTGGGGTCCGGCGCGTCGCTGTGTGCGATTCAAGACGGGGTGAGCTGCGACAGCTCGATGGGCTTCTCCGCGCTCGACGGCCTGCCCATGGCGACCCGATGCGGACAGATCGATCCCGGCGTGCTGCTCTATCTGATGAGCGAGGAAGGCCTCGGCGCCGAGGCGCTGACGGATCTGCTCTACAGGCAGAGCGGGCTGAAAGGTCTGTCCGGAACCAGCGGCGACATGCGCGCGGTCGAAAGCGCGGGCACCGACGCGGCGAAGGCCGCCTTCGCCTACTTCATCGCCCGCTGCCGGCGCGAGATCGCGGCGATGTGCGCCAGCCTGCAGGGGCTCGACGCGCTCGTCTTCTCCGCCGGGATCGGCGAACACTCGCCGTCTGTCAGGGCAGCGGTGTGCGAGGGGCTGGGCTGGCTGGGCGTCGAGCTGGATCTCGACGTGAACGCGCGCG